One genomic window of Bacillus sp. S3 includes the following:
- a CDS encoding VirB4 family type IV secretion system protein — protein MKSLKKESKKEQVKKEHSKKNKKNAPIQETDYQLDTKPRMWDIIAPEGLKINSEDFGIIKQSLGTKTYFRPVYIPRDGYPRKMQTNWLYNLTSSGEIDVLIDVHKVGKSNAIRTLQRQITMLQSNLSFQVKRGNIDQINDLESKMRDTDQLMAEIQFSENDMYNVSTLATLYGQSEKELNRYSEQLEDEMSSSFFSLVSTWGRVKKGFKSVLPFGKNEITDSLRNIDRRALSTFSPFISGSGKYIGGVPLGINKITGQLEFINSFGNEDYRPQNYNMFVVGISGSGKSVTLKLLIARELTGANIYNRLIDPEGEFVRITKRLGGINLNISEEEDICINPLAINFTDIPLDEQDEELDQLEDSDEREIVNKEGKKFIRFVPLREKMNDILDFFDIICRGKNSEDRGLDVFERNYLEDAIQFIFKEKLKLTSHPDSLFSNEVVQIDNQLIQSRVRKPEPTISDVYEFLVEKYGKEQKALRLIAAIRPFLKDGSKPIFDGQTNLGKGVTQSLHNARLVNFNISKMEEGFLRPIAYHVILNYLWEHFVKNLDNATKKKFVYADEAYTLIDSDQTVSFLEKMARRARKRNAGLRLASQDFVRFVTNNKARGILQNTHAYLFLQQNKIDLKAIQENFDLSAGEINILFGNPDKGEGILRMGKSSVWLQTNPSEEELFFIESNQAVYEEQNERKQLMQKR, from the coding sequence GAAGAAAGAGCAAGTTAAGAAGGAACACTCTAAAAAGAACAAAAAGAATGCACCTATCCAAGAAACAGATTATCAACTTGATACAAAACCAAGGATGTGGGACATAATCGCTCCAGAAGGTTTAAAGATTAATAGTGAGGATTTTGGAATAATAAAACAATCTCTCGGAACTAAAACATATTTCCGTCCGGTTTATATTCCTCGCGACGGCTATCCCAGAAAAATGCAAACTAACTGGCTATATAATTTAACTTCAAGCGGTGAAATAGATGTTCTGATAGATGTACATAAGGTTGGAAAGTCCAATGCTATCCGTACTCTACAAAGACAGATTACTATGCTCCAGTCCAACTTATCCTTCCAGGTTAAAAGAGGAAACATTGACCAAATAAATGATTTGGAATCTAAAATGCGTGACACTGATCAACTAATGGCAGAAATTCAATTCAGTGAAAATGATATGTACAATGTCAGCACCCTTGCTACGCTTTATGGTCAAAGTGAAAAAGAGCTGAATCGGTACAGTGAGCAACTAGAAGATGAAATGAGCAGCTCCTTTTTCTCTCTAGTTTCGACTTGGGGAAGGGTTAAAAAAGGATTTAAGAGTGTCCTTCCATTTGGAAAAAATGAAATTACTGATTCCTTAAGAAATATTGACCGCCGAGCTCTTTCAACATTCTCTCCCTTTATCAGCGGTAGTGGGAAATACATTGGCGGCGTACCTCTTGGCATTAATAAGATTACTGGACAATTGGAATTTATCAACAGTTTTGGAAATGAGGATTACCGCCCGCAAAATTATAACATGTTTGTAGTCGGTATATCAGGTAGTGGGAAGTCCGTAACCCTGAAACTTTTGATTGCTCGTGAATTAACAGGGGCAAACATTTACAATCGATTAATTGACCCCGAGGGGGAGTTCGTACGGATCACCAAACGTCTTGGCGGAATTAACTTAAATATTAGTGAAGAAGAGGACATTTGCATTAACCCTCTTGCTATTAATTTCACTGACATTCCATTAGATGAGCAGGATGAAGAATTAGATCAACTAGAAGATTCAGATGAAAGGGAGATTGTTAATAAGGAAGGAAAAAAATTCATTCGCTTTGTTCCATTACGAGAGAAGATGAATGACATTTTAGATTTCTTCGATATCATCTGCCGAGGTAAAAATTCTGAGGATCGCGGCTTAGACGTTTTTGAAAGGAATTATCTAGAGGATGCTATCCAATTCATCTTTAAGGAAAAGCTCAAATTAACTTCGCATCCCGACTCCTTATTCAGCAATGAAGTTGTTCAAATTGATAATCAACTAATTCAATCCAGGGTTAGAAAGCCTGAACCAACAATTTCGGATGTCTATGAGTTTTTAGTAGAAAAGTACGGTAAGGAACAAAAAGCTTTAAGGTTAATTGCAGCTATTCGCCCTTTTTTAAAAGATGGTTCCAAACCAATCTTTGATGGACAAACGAATCTTGGTAAGGGAGTCACACAATCCCTTCATAATGCAAGATTGGTAAATTTTAATATTAGCAAAATGGAAGAAGGTTTCTTACGTCCAATTGCATACCATGTAATTCTTAATTACCTCTGGGAGCACTTTGTTAAAAACTTGGACAACGCCACTAAAAAGAAATTTGTTTATGCAGATGAAGCTTACACTTTAATAGATTCAGATCAAACTGTAAGCTTCCTAGAAAAAATGGCAAGAAGAGCACGAAAAAGGAATGCCGGTTTACGCTTGGCAAGTCAGGACTTTGTTAGATTTGTAACCAATAATAAAGCTCGCGGTATCTTACAAAATACTCACGCTTATCTATTCCTGCAGCAAAACAAAATTGACCTCAAGGCAATCCAGGAGAATTTTGACTTGAGCGCAGGCGAAATAAATATTCTCTTTGGAAACCCTGATAAAGGCGAAGGAATTTTGCGGATGGGTAAGAGTTCAGTTTGGTTACAAACAAACCCGAGTGAAGAAGAATTATTCTTTATTGAATCTAACCAGGCTGTATATGAAGAACAAAATGAACGCAAACAACTTATGCAAAAAAGATAA
- a CDS encoding peptidoglycan DD-metalloendopeptidase family protein, whose protein sequence is MLPLQQNQEKDRSALRRFAEGQAKKQGRKVAKKLAKKGAKVAVKIAKVLAKKFVIALTKLLAWLVGTVGLPVIGIGLAVVISLVIISLAWAFLFGTGEGLKGEDKKIHDYIVQQANSTVNMKSDIERPYRVPEKLIAATIQLEAFSKNEDIRGIIDKMASALAPTFDYGQYDEWKEKQVTVCEDGNCKTGDVVHTKNMVTKLDFVEYWNGSTTFKYTPHVSDWKTTTEITYKVIQVPVQKVVVTEEEVKTSKVVCEQVLVPGEDKIVIIGDDKYIIIPGVPTYKRVCKTVTETSTVPKKEIITVMEDKKIEVKTITKTRNQYYTSQKTTNSDYSKFDSILNSYSLGLSDKKLIEANYLFMGGTIAYTEWLQTMGGGGMINGGGYFDGNIIPGAGVPPQFMPFYRSAEKKYGVDWYVLAAIHFVETGFSTHPTMISSAGAIGHMQFMPATWAGWKYNIGGGLVSSSTDITSIPVIAAGGGYGRDGDGDGKADPFNVADAVHSAAYYLASNNYAIDSRGAIWHYNHAEWYVNKVLSNAEKFKNAAVYEGGGGEIPDSKPGSFMRPALGPLSSPFGARWGTMHWGLDIASGGKSQVPIVAAADGVVHRSYLSSSYGNVVYIKHKIGGKDYETVYAHMTMRAVSEGATVKQGQFLGYMGSTGDSTGVHLHFEIHSPAWNSAKSGAINPALLVQF, encoded by the coding sequence ATGTTACCTCTCCAACAGAATCAAGAAAAAGATAGATCTGCTCTAAGACGATTTGCTGAAGGTCAGGCAAAAAAACAAGGAAGAAAAGTTGCTAAAAAGCTGGCTAAAAAAGGAGCAAAAGTTGCTGTTAAAATTGCCAAAGTCCTTGCAAAAAAATTCGTGATTGCTTTAACAAAACTATTAGCATGGCTTGTTGGCACTGTAGGACTTCCTGTCATAGGAATTGGTCTGGCTGTAGTAATTTCTCTCGTGATTATATCTTTGGCTTGGGCATTCCTTTTTGGAACAGGAGAAGGACTGAAAGGGGAAGATAAGAAAATTCACGACTACATTGTTCAACAGGCCAACAGTACAGTAAATATGAAAAGTGACATAGAGAGGCCTTATCGTGTACCCGAGAAATTAATTGCGGCAACTATACAATTAGAAGCCTTCTCAAAAAATGAGGATATTAGAGGCATAATCGATAAAATGGCTTCCGCTCTTGCTCCTACATTTGACTATGGACAATATGATGAGTGGAAGGAAAAACAAGTAACTGTATGTGAGGATGGAAACTGTAAGACTGGTGATGTTGTTCATACGAAAAACATGGTAACGAAACTTGATTTTGTTGAATATTGGAATGGTTCAACAACATTTAAATACACACCTCATGTTTCTGATTGGAAAACTACAACTGAAATCACTTATAAGGTGATACAAGTTCCCGTTCAAAAGGTAGTAGTAACAGAGGAAGAAGTTAAAACTTCAAAGGTAGTTTGTGAACAGGTCCTTGTTCCGGGTGAGGATAAAATAGTCATAATTGGGGATGATAAATACATTATCATTCCCGGAGTACCTACCTATAAGAGAGTCTGTAAAACAGTGACTGAAACATCTACAGTCCCAAAAAAAGAAATCATTACTGTTATGGAAGATAAGAAAATAGAAGTCAAGACCATTACTAAAACTCGTAATCAATACTATACATCTCAGAAAACTACAAACTCTGATTATTCCAAATTTGATAGTATCTTGAATTCTTATTCACTAGGATTAAGTGATAAGAAACTAATAGAGGCAAACTATCTTTTCATGGGAGGTACTATTGCCTATACCGAATGGCTACAAACAATGGGTGGTGGCGGAATGATAAATGGCGGGGGATATTTTGATGGAAATATCATTCCTGGTGCGGGTGTCCCTCCGCAGTTTATGCCATTTTATCGTTCCGCTGAAAAGAAATATGGTGTTGATTGGTATGTTTTAGCGGCTATACATTTTGTAGAGACCGGATTTTCAACTCACCCAACAATGATATCTTCCGCTGGAGCAATCGGCCATATGCAGTTTATGCCTGCCACTTGGGCCGGCTGGAAATATAATATCGGCGGGGGATTAGTTTCTTCGAGTACCGATATAACAAGCATTCCTGTAATTGCAGCTGGGGGTGGGTACGGAAGGGACGGAGACGGGGACGGAAAAGCAGACCCTTTTAATGTAGCAGATGCTGTACACTCCGCAGCATACTATTTGGCTAGTAATAATTATGCAATCGATTCAAGAGGGGCTATATGGCACTATAACCATGCTGAATGGTATGTAAATAAGGTTTTATCCAACGCTGAAAAATTTAAAAATGCCGCTGTCTATGAAGGTGGCGGTGGAGAAATTCCGGATTCTAAACCAGGAAGCTTTATGAGACCAGCCCTAGGGCCGCTATCTTCTCCTTTTGGTGCTAGGTGGGGCACAATGCATTGGGGCTTGGATATTGCTTCAGGCGGAAAATCACAAGTTCCAATTGTTGCTGCCGCTGACGGAGTTGTTCATCGTTCATATTTATCTAGCAGTTATGGAAATGTGGTTTATATTAAGCATAAAATCGGCGGAAAAGATTATGAAACAGTTTATGCTCACATGACAATGAGGGCTGTTTCAGAAGGTGCAACGGTTAAACAAGGTCAGTTCTTAGGCTATATGGGCTCGACAGGTGATTCTACAGGAGTACACTTGCATTTCGAGATCCATTCCCCAGCATGGAATTCTGCCAAAAGTGGAGCCATAAATCCCGCTTTACTAGTACAATTTTAA
- a CDS encoding IS1182 family transposase: MLTKNTQMNRDQLEMITLEQLVPENHLVRKVEAAIDFSFIYPLVQEMYSAERGRPSIDPVVLIKMAFIQYMFGIRSMRKTIEEIETNLAYRWFLGYGFHDKVPHFSTFGKNYERRFKDTDLFEQIFYRILKQAAEKKLVSSEHVFIDSTHVKASANKRKFEKKVVRKETKAYQERLQQEINGDREEHEKKPFPPDKFEKEETKEIKESTTDPEIGYYVKDERTKQFAYSFHAAADKNGFVLGAIVTPGNVHDSTMLEPLLEKVIGNSGKPVAVAADAGYKTPAIAQYLIGNEIRPALPYTRPRTKEGYLKKTDFVYDEHYDCYLCPGGQELKYSTTTKEGYRQYFSNPVQCKECPFLSQCTQSKNHQKLIQRHVWEAYLEEAEHLRHTDENKIIYARRKETIERVFADAKEKHGMRWTTLRGLKKLSMQAMLTFAAMNLKKMANWTWVNPTMA; encoded by the coding sequence ATGCTAACGAAAAATACTCAGATGAATCGGGATCAATTAGAAATGATAACCCTTGAACAGTTAGTTCCGGAGAACCATTTGGTCCGAAAAGTGGAAGCTGCTATAGATTTTTCATTTATATATCCTCTTGTTCAAGAGATGTACTCTGCTGAACGAGGACGTCCAAGTATCGATCCTGTTGTATTAATTAAGATGGCATTTATTCAATATATGTTCGGTATTCGCTCGATGCGAAAAACGATAGAAGAAATTGAAACGAACCTAGCTTATCGTTGGTTTCTTGGGTATGGATTCCATGATAAGGTGCCTCACTTCTCCACTTTCGGTAAAAACTATGAACGCCGTTTTAAGGATACAGACTTATTTGAACAGATATTTTACAGAATTCTAAAGCAGGCAGCCGAAAAGAAATTGGTAAGTAGCGAACATGTTTTTATTGATTCTACGCACGTGAAGGCAAGTGCCAATAAGCGTAAATTTGAGAAAAAGGTAGTTCGTAAGGAAACGAAAGCGTATCAAGAACGTCTCCAACAAGAAATCAATGGTGATCGTGAAGAACATGAGAAAAAACCTTTCCCACCTGACAAATTTGAAAAGGAAGAAACGAAGGAGATCAAGGAAAGTACTACGGACCCAGAAATTGGGTATTACGTGAAGGACGAACGGACGAAGCAGTTTGCCTATTCTTTTCATGCGGCTGCTGATAAAAATGGCTTTGTCTTAGGCGCAATTGTCACCCCTGGTAATGTTCATGATAGTACAATGTTGGAGCCCCTTCTTGAAAAAGTCATAGGAAACTCAGGGAAACCTGTTGCTGTTGCTGCTGACGCTGGATACAAAACACCTGCTATTGCTCAATACTTAATTGGAAATGAGATTCGTCCTGCTTTACCTTATACACGCCCTCGTACCAAAGAAGGTTATTTGAAAAAGACTGATTTTGTTTATGATGAACACTATGATTGCTACCTTTGTCCGGGAGGACAGGAGTTGAAATATAGCACGACAACGAAGGAAGGATACCGGCAGTATTTTTCAAATCCGGTTCAGTGTAAAGAATGCCCGTTTTTATCCCAATGTACGCAAAGTAAAAACCATCAAAAGCTAATTCAACGGCATGTTTGGGAAGCGTACCTTGAGGAAGCTGAACACCTTCGGCATACAGACGAAAATAAAATAATCTACGCACGACGCAAGGAAACGATTGAACGTGTATTTGCAGACGCGAAAGAGAAGCATGGGATGCGATGGACAACTTTAAGGGGACTTAAAAAATTGTCTATGCAGGCGATGCTTACTTTTGCTGCCATGAATTTAAAGAAGATGGCAAACTGGACTTGGGTTAATCCAACAATGGCATAA
- a CDS encoding RNA ligase family protein, whose protein sequence is MFVSPMLLHKFSPPFNDLPWEEDSYISELKLDGFRLVLSKFKGKINLHTRHKNDVTSKFPELLSINIPDGTVLDGEIVVTDSLGKPDFEETMSRFHAGKNGKQRIQYCIFDIIYYKGKKITSKPLIERKEILESIIVPNENIALVQWTKGNGEAYFNLIKEHGLEGIVMKRANSSYQINKRSHDWLKVINYQFAEAYVTGYRKDEFGLLLGLEDKGKIRQAGMMEFMTPAARKQFYRIQKDLIIDQKQ, encoded by the coding sequence ATGTTCGTTTCTCCTATGCTACTGCATAAGTTTTCTCCACCGTTCAACGATTTGCCCTGGGAAGAGGATAGTTATATTAGTGAATTGAAATTAGATGGATTCCGTTTGGTGCTTTCCAAATTCAAGGGAAAAATTAACCTCCATACTCGTCACAAGAATGACGTAACATCGAAATTTCCTGAGCTACTTTCTATAAACATCCCTGACGGAACAGTGCTTGATGGAGAAATAGTAGTAACTGATTCTTTAGGAAAACCAGATTTTGAGGAAACCATGAGCCGCTTTCATGCGGGGAAAAATGGTAAACAGAGGATTCAATATTGTATATTCGATATTATTTATTACAAGGGTAAAAAAATTACATCTAAACCGCTTATAGAGCGTAAGGAGATACTTGAGTCCATAATAGTTCCAAACGAAAATATAGCCCTTGTTCAATGGACCAAAGGCAACGGGGAAGCATACTTCAATCTAATAAAAGAACATGGCTTAGAGGGCATCGTAATGAAGCGTGCAAATTCTTCATATCAGATAAACAAAAGAAGCCACGATTGGCTAAAAGTTATAAATTATCAATTTGCCGAAGCGTATGTAACAGGATACCGAAAAGATGAATTTGGCTTATTGTTAGGATTAGAAGATAAAGGGAAAATTCGTCAAGCTGGAATGATGGAATTCATGACTCCTGCGGCAAGAAAACAATTTTATCGGATTCAAAAAGATTTAATTATAGACCAAAAACAATAA
- a CDS encoding competence protein CoiA family protein yields MAVKLHCAYDETGSLVFIKDRIEKNRIYYCPHCKEEVFSKKGSIREHHFSHKPDTECSANYETILHFEAKHYLAEKINDGEGIDLPFDLGKHIPALELLKNEAGISDHSIISLSEIISFYDVISASTETVIPGSQFIADIICLDKGDNKALACEVFVSHELDDEKIEFLKSNQFPYLELIPFHNEKGDIQFTLHSYYLPRFFERYKEKVDSTMLEQLFPLYKDELQKKVERFYEECEILKLKLLAVQALKKELQKEDSYNQLIASLDLHSYTSSAVAHRATVNRKELLDHLTYKKTAKGSYLMGRTTKDSYFVSSEQNQLYSIINQLVCQINISALIGGWENSSKESIVGFEFGIPQPSEISNVIRQVLIDKVEDYERRFQKKLTTLI; encoded by the coding sequence ATGGCAGTAAAATTACATTGTGCTTATGACGAAACCGGAAGCCTTGTTTTTATTAAAGACAGGATAGAAAAAAATCGAATATATTATTGCCCACATTGCAAAGAGGAAGTGTTCTCAAAAAAGGGAAGTATTCGGGAACATCACTTCTCCCATAAGCCAGATACCGAATGTTCAGCTAACTATGAAACTATTTTGCATTTTGAAGCTAAGCACTATTTGGCTGAAAAAATAAATGATGGTGAAGGAATCGATCTACCGTTTGATTTAGGAAAACATATTCCGGCTTTAGAACTCTTAAAAAACGAAGCAGGCATTTCAGACCATTCCATCATTTCTTTAAGTGAAATCATTTCATTCTATGATGTAATAAGCGCTTCAACGGAAACTGTTATACCAGGCAGCCAATTTATAGCTGATATAATATGTCTTGATAAAGGGGATAACAAGGCCTTAGCCTGTGAAGTTTTTGTAAGCCATGAATTAGATGATGAAAAAATTGAGTTTTTAAAATCTAACCAATTTCCTTATTTAGAATTAATCCCTTTTCATAATGAAAAAGGAGATATTCAATTTACTTTGCATTCTTACTATTTACCAAGATTTTTCGAAAGATACAAAGAAAAAGTCGATTCAACCATGTTGGAGCAACTCTTCCCGCTTTATAAGGATGAACTACAGAAAAAAGTGGAACGATTTTATGAAGAATGCGAAATCTTAAAGTTAAAATTGCTTGCAGTACAAGCTCTAAAAAAGGAACTTCAGAAGGAGGATAGCTACAATCAATTAATTGCTTCACTTGATCTGCACAGCTATACTTCTTCAGCGGTTGCCCATAGAGCTACAGTTAATCGTAAAGAACTTTTAGACCATCTAACCTATAAAAAAACAGCAAAAGGTTCCTACCTTATGGGAAGGACAACCAAGGACAGTTATTTTGTATCGAGTGAACAGAATCAATTATATAGCATCATAAATCAGTTGGTATGCCAAATTAATATTTCCGCTTTAATTGGCGGTTGGGAAAACTCTAGTAAGGAATCAATTGTCGGATTTGAATTCGGGATACCTCAGCCATCTGAAATTAGTAATGTAATAAGGCAGGTTCTTATAGATAAAGTTGAGGATTATGAAAGGAGATTTCAAAAGAAGTTAACCACCTTGATTTGA
- a CDS encoding MmcB family DNA repair protein — translation MAAINGTDNISLAVMNALKSGAKVKDIPIEFGISIDQAKRLSRLLNFIAKADENISKEAFERLRQLGTKALVLYPLSKQDDWEGLNDILLSIPLEITRDKLTLQIAGLEEKRDRIKEFQIEVDNRIFRLEKQNETLKEQQANLRHLQAQIEEQAAFLCKYDEPVRIFLIEHLGLTKNGQLSLAKRLDYYWQKNLQKKGIIHFNKPPEAYRMEYHDWMEKNKEIAYTYTILDLDALAEELPIRWKRGWDCTWNYDKEAKRNENNKFSSWSTPTNPYYNNTEEIAGNLKGEIERIGELLSKIEEEKEEIQNEIAKLRKTSPKSFMEQVEASNKLSPRELKRHGELQNLALKWLYHKGYTCSAEFSLNSGKRVDVIGYNESGHIIVIEVKASRNDYVSDNKWTEYLNYCDEFYFLLDHSYWYKDKDVGLLKSHGKGLVIEYPCNLPCKAENKKQTIFSISRSLSKKLVFGY, via the coding sequence ATGGCTGCAATTAATGGTACCGATAATATCAGTTTAGCTGTAATGAATGCCTTAAAATCAGGAGCAAAAGTAAAAGACATTCCTATTGAATTCGGAATTTCAATCGATCAAGCTAAACGGTTATCTAGGCTTTTAAATTTTATTGCAAAGGCTGACGAAAACATCAGCAAAGAAGCTTTTGAAAGGCTAAGACAATTAGGAACAAAAGCATTGGTACTTTATCCGTTATCTAAACAAGATGATTGGGAAGGACTTAATGATATTCTCCTTTCTATACCTCTAGAAATTACTCGAGATAAATTAACTCTTCAGATAGCCGGTCTTGAAGAAAAGAGAGACCGAATCAAAGAATTTCAAATTGAAGTGGATAACAGGATCTTTAGATTAGAAAAGCAGAACGAAACCCTCAAAGAGCAACAAGCTAATTTACGGCATTTACAAGCTCAAATCGAAGAACAAGCCGCATTTCTATGTAAATACGACGAACCGGTAAGAATATTTCTTATAGAACACTTAGGGTTAACTAAAAATGGCCAATTAAGCCTTGCTAAAAGACTAGATTATTATTGGCAGAAAAACCTTCAAAAGAAGGGGATTATCCATTTTAATAAACCACCTGAAGCATATAGAATGGAATACCATGATTGGATGGAAAAGAACAAAGAAATCGCTTATACTTATACCATTTTAGATTTAGATGCTCTGGCAGAAGAACTTCCGATTAGATGGAAACGTGGTTGGGATTGCACCTGGAATTACGATAAAGAAGCAAAAAGAAATGAGAATAACAAATTTAGTTCATGGTCCACTCCAACAAACCCTTACTACAATAACACTGAAGAAATAGCTGGTAACCTAAAAGGTGAAATTGAACGAATTGGAGAATTATTAAGTAAGATTGAAGAAGAAAAAGAGGAAATACAAAATGAAATTGCCAAACTTAGAAAGACTTCTCCTAAATCCTTTATGGAACAAGTTGAGGCAAGTAATAAACTTTCACCAAGAGAATTAAAGCGTCATGGTGAGCTTCAAAACCTAGCGCTCAAATGGTTGTATCATAAAGGTTATACCTGTTCAGCTGAGTTTAGTTTGAATAGCGGTAAACGAGTGGATGTAATTGGCTACAACGAAAGCGGACATATTATTGTAATTGAAGTGAAAGCATCCAGGAATGACTATGTTTCAGATAACAAATGGACTGAATACCTCAATTATTGTGATGAATTTTATTTTCTGTTAGATCACTCATACTGGTACAAGGATAAAGACGTTGGCTTATTAAAATCACATGGCAAAGGCTTAGTAATAGAATATCCTTGTAATCTCCCTTGCAAGGCGGAAAATAAGAAGCAAACCATTTTTAGTATATCCCGCAGTTTGTCAAAAAAGCTTGTATTCGGGTATTAA
- a CDS encoding GIY-YIG nuclease family protein, producing the protein MTTVYIRWYGPYSLDNINIRDIAYHNGVYSIYRVFGGKETLLYIGKTGRSFIQRITEHNKDWLWNVRGAIQIRFGILEYPHGGRYSVQKLNDTESLLIYWHSPPFNTTYRERYYGRDKLEIINVGRRGSLDKNITTSILI; encoded by the coding sequence ATGACTACTGTTTACATAAGATGGTATGGCCCATACAGCCTTGATAATATTAATATAAGGGATATTGCTTACCATAATGGGGTTTATTCAATTTATCGTGTTTTTGGTGGGAAGGAAACTTTACTTTATATAGGAAAGACAGGGCGTTCCTTTATTCAGCGGATCACTGAACATAACAAGGACTGGCTTTGGAATGTGAGGGGAGCAATACAGATTCGGTTCGGAATTTTAGAGTACCCTCATGGTGGAAGGTATTCTGTTCAGAAGTTAAATGATACTGAATCGCTTTTAATTTACTGGCATAGCCCACCTTTCAATACAACCTACAGGGAAAGGTATTATGGAAGAGATAAATTAGAAATTATTAATGTAGGCAGAAGGGGTTCTCTTGATAAGAATATTACGACTAGTATTCTAATTTAA
- a CDS encoding AbrB/MazE/SpoVT family DNA-binding domain-containing protein, whose product MKSTGIVRKLDELGRIVIPKELRRTLDIEHKDPVEIFLDEEKIILRKYEVVNQCMVTGKIVKSPIIVADGEIVLSTEGAELLIKQIEEQYLLHN is encoded by the coding sequence GTGAAAAGTACAGGCATAGTAAGAAAACTTGATGAATTAGGGCGTATCGTCATTCCAAAAGAATTAAGAAGGACGCTTGATATCGAACATAAGGATCCGGTGGAGATATTCCTTGATGAAGAGAAAATCATTTTAAGGAAATATGAAGTGGTAAATCAATGCATGGTTACTGGAAAGATTGTAAAGTCCCCAATTATTGTTGCTGATGGGGAAATAGTATTAAGTACCGAAGGGGCAGAACTATTAATTAAGCAAATTGAGGAACAATACTTATTACATAATTAA